The following proteins are co-located in the Bacteroidales bacterium genome:
- a CDS encoding fibrobacter succinogenes major paralogous domain-containing protein, producing MKQISILFCLFIFTNSCIKENLPNVITTPITEFTWDYAIAGGEVIDDGGSQVISRGVSARTKWDQPWLTVDGSGTGSFESKINIIWHGASMSIRDTHYLRAYATNRNGTSYGEELSFYPKLKPPDSNSIELRKITATTNSIIVAYSLSIPPVRPWEENGICYNTTGSPSIEGAHIVAAGPYTSTSIIINNLLPNTKYYICGYIKNESGISYTGQQSISTTEGEISDIDGNIYQIKTIGNQVWTIENLKVSNFKDGTPISFVEDNLSWNSTFTSAYSTYNPIYGKLYNYYAIADTRKLCPTGWHVPTDEDWKILEVCLGMSQIQADATGLRGIDQGGKLKQIGCPDFWTCQNIGATNSSGFSALGGGYRYDNGIFSEAGLKAYYWSSTEYDAISSWARSISNNNTQVGRSSIKKGFGFSVRCIKD from the coding sequence ATGAAACAAATTAGTATTTTATTTTGTCTTTTTATCTTTACCAATTCTTGTATAAAGGAGAACCTTCCCAATGTGATTACTACTCCAATAACGGAATTTACATGGGACTATGCTATAGCTGGCGGAGAAGTCATTGATGATGGAGGTTCTCAAGTTATTTCAAGAGGCGTTAGTGCTCGCACCAAATGGGATCAGCCCTGGCTAACAGTTGATGGTTCAGGTACCGGCAGTTTTGAGAGTAAAATTAACATAATATGGCATGGAGCATCAATGTCAATTAGAGATACGCATTATTTAAGAGCTTACGCTACAAATAGAAATGGGACATCTTATGGCGAAGAACTTTCTTTTTATCCAAAATTAAAACCACCAGATTCTAATTCAATAGAGTTAAGAAAGATAACTGCGACAACTAATTCAATTATTGTTGCTTACAGTTTATCAATACCCCCAGTACGGCCTTGGGAAGAAAATGGTATATGTTATAATACCACTGGGTCTCCTTCTATTGAAGGAGCGCATATTGTTGCTGCTGGCCCTTACACATCAACTAGCATCATCATAAATAACTTATTACCAAATACTAAGTATTATATTTGTGGATACATAAAAAATGAATCTGGTATATCTTATACAGGCCAGCAAAGTATTTCAACTACTGAAGGAGAAATTTCTGATATAGATGGAAATATTTATCAAATCAAAACTATCGGCAATCAAGTCTGGACTATTGAAAACCTGAAAGTATCAAATTTCAAAGACGGGACTCCAATTAGTTTTGTGGAGGATAATTTATCATGGAACTCAACATTTACAAGTGCTTATAGTACATATAATCCAATTTATGGTAAATTGTACAATTATTATGCTATAGCTGATACCCGTAAACTTTGTCCAACAGGTTGGCATGTACCAACTGACGAGGATTGGAAAATTTTAGAAGTATGCCTTGGGATGAGTCAAATTCAGGCTGATGCTACAGGATTGAGAGGGATAGATCAGGGTGGAAAGTTAAAGCAGATTGGATGCCCGGATTTTTGGACATGTCAAAATATTGGAGCAACAAACTCGTCTGGCTTTTCAGCATTGGGAGGCGGTTATAGATATGATAACGGAATATTTTCAGAGGCTGGACTAAAAGCATACTATTGGTCAAGTACAGAGTATGACGCTATTTCTTCTTGGGCCAGATCTATATCAAATAATAATACTCAGGTTGGACGTTCAAGTATTAAAAAGGGATTTGGATTTAGTGTCAGATGTATCAAGGATTAA